Genomic segment of Microcebus murinus isolate Inina chromosome 14, M.murinus_Inina_mat1.0, whole genome shotgun sequence:
CATAGAGCTCCCATCTCTGACTCCACAGTCTTCCCTTGGTCATACTGGGCTCACTTCCAGGTCACGACACTCCCCCAGGACCCCTCAGTCAGCCCCAAATGTCACttactgtgattttcttttccaaaaccaGTGATCTCACAGCTTGTGCCAAAACGAGCATCGCCATACATCGGGGGCAGGCAGATGGTCTGTATGGACCGGGAGGGCTGCGCACACTGGCCCTCACTGGTCCGGATCTTCAGcaaggctgggggaggagagacaGTCAGAGGGGAAAGATTACCACCTAGTAATCAGATGGCCCCCATCTCGCCCCTCCAAATGCTCAGGGAGTCTCTATGTCTAGCCCTAGGTCAGTTATGGTCAGAGGTCATCCAGGGAGGTCTGTTGGTAGCTTGTCACCTGGAGCCCCTCATGCCCCAAGGACTTTGCTCCAGCTGCTGACAAAGGCTTGGACAGTCAGGGCTGCCATATACAGCTGTACAGGTGGTTTCCTGCAAAAAGCCCCTGCTAAAGTACCTGGGCTGAAATCCAGCCCAAACCTTTCTCCTCCGAGTTCTGTATCCTGGTACCGACAGGGGCTGCATCCAACAGAGAAAGGAACGTCTTCTAATTCCCATAAGCAGGGCATTCCCAGCCATAGACCCACGGGGGACCAGGCCCCTCATATGCTCCACTCTGAACTCTTCTCCTCCACTTCCTTTGTTGCATAAAGTAGGGGCTTCAAGTTCCCTGACAGCCTCAACCTCTTCTCGGGTCTTTCCTTGGACGCCTCTTTCCCCAAGCCGCCATCATCCTGGCGGCGACGGTTTTCCACTCACCAATATCGTTATGGTGAGCAAGAGTGTCAGCACTATAGTCCTCATGCAGGATAAGCTCTTCCACCTCAAACTTCATCTCCCCATGCGTGTTGGAGTTAAGTCTTGACCGGCCCAGGTAGACGATGTAGTCCTCCTTCCGTGGGGAATTACTGTGGGAGGTGACACCTGTCAGACAGGCTGTTCCCTTGAAatcctgtcccctcctccaccccaccttAGAAGCCTCAAAGCATGATTTGTCCCCAAGGCCATGGGACACATGGCGAGGGGCTGATGAGGGAGAATCGAGGGGGAACCCTCCGCCAGGAAGGAgaaggggtggggcaggagggtcagagagaagagagggaggacgCACATGAAGCAGTGCGTGGCGCTGAGCACCCAGCAAGGGCTGATGAGGCTGCCCCCGCAGAAGTAGCTGACGGAGCCTCCCCGGTGCCTCCTGTAGATGGCTGCAAACCAGGGCTGGTTCTCGATGGAGGTGAACTCTCCTCCGACAATCTTAAAGCGGGGCCTCAGAGCCTTCTGGCCACACTGAAACTCCGACTGTTCTGGAGGAGAGAAGGGCCTTGTTCCTGGAGGATTAAAGAAGGGGATGTCTTGAGGAGGCAGGTAGGATAATGCATCCCTCTCGGGCAGCATCCCTTCTCGCCCCTCCTGTGATGGCACAAGGGGGCATATGAGTTGTCCCCTCCACACCACTGTCACAGGCACGTCAGTGACACTCACCAACAGAGCAGTCGGGCACCTTGCACTCTTGGACAATCTGCTTTAGGCCCACCTGCACGTAGCACCAGGGCCGCCTCTGGTTGTCTGGGTTCCTGGCAACACAGAGGGGCAGGGGTGTCATTCCAGCCCAGAAAGCCTCCCCGGCACCCTCCCCTCCAGGGAAGACACCACCAGAGCCCTCGCTTTTCTCATGCTATGACCTCTGGGAGCAGAAGGGGATGGTAACAGGGTTTCTGAGGCCTGGCGAGGGCTCTTGGGCCTTGTGGCCCCCACCTCACCTGCAGTAATTGTGTTTCCCCAGGCCCAGCTGAAGGGCGTCAGGTCTGTGGGCGTGGTATGTTTGCAGAAAGACAGGGTTAGAGTTCCAGGCCAGGCAGGGTCGGCCCCTGATGTCGGTGTTGGCCTTTCCTCGGTAAGAGTGACCATTCCCATGATAGCAGGTTTTTGCGGTATCTATGGAAGGACATTAGGACAAGAGaatattagaaagaagaaagttcACACAGGCATTTTAGAGATTACCTGATTTCAGACCTGGCAGAGAAAACTAGAAAGGGTCTCCTTCCATCCCCATCTCACATTCGTGGAACCACTGCACacatgagagtgtgtgtgtgtgtttatctttgATTGTGTATGTCACACAGAGATGAAGATGTCACCCACCCCATCTCCAGCTCCTGACTCCTGCCTGCTCTTGCATCCTGCCCATCTCTCCCTGGCCCCAAATGTCTGGTGCCTCCACCTTCCCAGTTAGAGCCTGGATCTCCATAC
This window contains:
- the PLAU gene encoding urokinase-type plasminogen activator isoform X2 yields the protein MRVLPACLLLCVLVVSASKDSHELHRGSDAYTAKTCYHGNGHSYRGKANTDIRGRPCLAWNSNPVFLQTYHAHRPDALQLGLGKHNYCRNPDNQRRPWCYVQVGLKQIVQECKVPDCSVGTRPFSPPEQSEFQCGQKALRPRFKIVGGEFTSIENQPWFAAIYRRHRGGSVSYFCGGSLISPCWVLSATHCFINSPRKEDYIVYLGRSRLNSNTHGEMKFEVEELILHEDYSADTLAHHNDIALLKIRTSEGQCAQPSRSIQTICLPPMYGDARFGTSCEITGFGKENHTDYLYPEQLKMTVVKLISHQQCQQPHYYGSEVTSKMLCAADPQWETDSCQGDSGGPLICSTQGRLTLTGIVSWGRGCALKDKPGVYTRVSRFLPWIRAHTGEENGL
- the PLAU gene encoding urokinase-type plasminogen activator isoform X1 — translated: MRVLPACLLLCVLVVSASKDSHELHRGSDASNCGCLNGGTCVSYKYFSNIRRCNCPKKFQGEHCEIDTAKTCYHGNGHSYRGKANTDIRGRPCLAWNSNPVFLQTYHAHRPDALQLGLGKHNYCRNPDNQRRPWCYVQVGLKQIVQECKVPDCSVGTRPFSPPEQSEFQCGQKALRPRFKIVGGEFTSIENQPWFAAIYRRHRGGSVSYFCGGSLISPCWVLSATHCFINSPRKEDYIVYLGRSRLNSNTHGEMKFEVEELILHEDYSADTLAHHNDIALLKIRTSEGQCAQPSRSIQTICLPPMYGDARFGTSCEITGFGKENHTDYLYPEQLKMTVVKLISHQQCQQPHYYGSEVTSKMLCAADPQWETDSCQGDSGGPLICSTQGRLTLTGIVSWGRGCALKDKPGVYTRVSRFLPWIRAHTGEENGL